The Quercus lobata isolate SW786 chromosome 9, ValleyOak3.0 Primary Assembly, whole genome shotgun sequence region GGATATGCGGGATGGgtggaattggaaaaacaacCCTTGCACTTGAAATTTATAGAAGAATTTCAGGTAACTTTGAAGCTATAAGCTTTATTGCTAATATTAGAGAAGAAACTAAAAATCAAGGTCTagtttctttacaaaaacaacttCTTTCTAAGATCCTCATGGGAAGTGAAATAAATATATGGGATGCTTATATGGGAATCAATGTTATAAGGAATACACTAtgtaataaaaatgtttttattattcttgatgatgtggataGAGATGAGCAATTAGAAGCATTGGCAGGGAAGCATGATTGGTTTGGTCCTGGAAGTAGAATCATTGTAACAAGTAGAGATAGCCATTTATTGATAAGATGTGGTGTGGATTACATATATACAGCCAAGGaattgaatgatgatgatgctttGCAGCTTTTTAGTTGGAGAGCTTTTCATAAACCTCATCCTGAAGAAAATTATGTGAATTTGTCTAAGAACTTTGTGAATTATGCTAAAGGCCTTCCTTTAGCTCTTAAAGTTTTAGGTTCTTCATTGTTTGCTAAAAGATCGAATGAATGGAAAAGTGCCCtgtataaactaaaagaagaacctaATAAAGACATTTTGGATATACTTCAAATAAGTTTTGATGGGCTTACAAATTCACAAaaaggattgttcctagatattgcatgttttttcaAAGGAGAGAACAAAGATAGCATAAGAGATGTATTGGAAAGTTTTTGTTATTATCCAGACTATGATCTTGGTGTTCTTATGGACAAATCTCTCATAACCATTAATGACCATGGAACTTTGTGGATGCATGATTTGCTGCAAGATATGGGTCAAGAAATCGTTCGTCGTGAATCTCCTAAAGAGCCTGGTAGACGTAGTAGGTTGTGGATTTATGAGGATGTCATTCATGTATTGAAGAATAATAATGTAAGTTGACTAGTACAAGCTTGAACTTAAAGAAGTATTTATGTTATTATAAATCTTtctaagaattttccaattattttaatttcattgtttttgtttattaggGAACAAAGGTAGTTGAAGGCATAATGCTAAATATACCTATTCCAAAAGTAGAACACCTGAGTGCTAAAGCCTTCTCAAAGATGAAAAATttgagattgcttaaaattaGTAGCGAGAAACTTCCAGAAGACTTCATAAATGGTACTATGAAACAACCAAAAGTCCTCATTAGAGGTAATGTGCAACTTCCAAAAGATCTTAGTTATCTTTCTGATGAGTTACGCATTATAGAATGGCATGGATATCCTTTTAAATCTATGCCAACTagttttcaaccaaacaaacttGTTGAACTCAGAATGCATTGTAGCTGCATCATACAATTGTGGAAAGGAATTATGGTAAGATTTTCACttaagaaaatttgtattttcttccttttcattaATACTAGACtctatctaataatttttttggtttatatcaGATTTTAGATGCATTAAAACTTACGGATCTAAGTGACTCTCAATACTTGATTGAGATCCCAGACCTTAGTGGAGCTCCAAAGCTTAAGCAATTGATTCTTCGACATTGTACAAGACTATATAAGATTCACACATCTCTTGGAGATCTAAAACAACTTATTCAATTGGATTTGAATGGTTGCAAATGTCTCGAAATCCTTCCTCACAAGATCAGCTTGGAAGCACTTGAAATTTTCGATCTTGGTGGTTGTTCAAAACTGAAGAAGTTTCCAAATATTGTAGGAAATATATCACATTTGTCGAAACTTTGTTTGAGTGAGACAACTATAAAAGATCTACCATTATCAATGGAGCATTTAACTGGCCTTATTGAATTGGATCTAAGAGACTGTAAAAACCTTTCAAGTCTTTCGAATGCATGTTGTTGTTTGATGTCTCTAAAAATTCTCACTTTATCTGGTTGCTCAAAACTTGATGAATTACCAGAGAATTTGGGTAATATCGAAGGCCTAGAGGAGCTAGATGTTAGTGGAACTGCTATAACAAGACTCCCTTTATCTATTGTTCActtaaaaaatctcaaagtACTATCTCTCTATGGATGTGTGGGGCTATCATCTAAATCATTTAGTAAGCTCCTAAGTTTTCCTTTAatgcaacaaaaaagaaatcttgaTTCCATGGGCATGTTAGAGTGTTGTTTACAAGGCTTATGGTCTTTGACAAAACTGgatttaagttattgcaatatTCGAACGATTCCTGATGTTCTTGGGTCCTTGTCATCTTTAGAAGTATTAAATCTAAAAGGAAACAATTTTGTTTGCCTTCCTGAAAGTATCATTCAACTATCTAATTTGGGAGCCCTTTATTTGGGTGGTTGCACTCAACTTCAAATGTTGCCCAAGCTTccattaaatatgaattttatcaATGCAACAGGGTGTACCTCACTGGAAACATTATCATTAGGTCTAGAATATGATTTTTGGCCAAATATATGTCTTTTCAACTGCGCCAAATTGATTTATAATCAAGGCAAAGGTGACTTGTTGTCAACAATTCTAAGACATTATATCATTAaggtctttctctctctctctctctccctctctctctctttctctcctgcATGTGAGTGAAGTTCTAAACATCATGATTTGTTTGTTTCAGGGATGCTATAACCCGAATAGGTTCACATTTCTCGCAATTCCTGGAAGTGAAATTCCAAATTGGTTTAAGCACCAAAAGGTGGGGGCTTCAGTGAATCTGCAAGTGCCTTCACATTTATTATTAAGTAGCAAATTTATGGGAATTGCTTTGTGCGCTGTTTATATATTCCGCCAGCATCATCCACTTCACCAActtcatattaaaaattattgtacGCATGAGCTTTATTGTTCCATTAAAGCCAACGGATATCAATCTCCCGGATTGTGGCTTCCTTTATCGGAGGAATTTGGTAAGATTGAATCTTATCATCTTTTGCAAGAATATTATCCCTCAACACGCTTCGAAAGCCACTGGAAAGAAGTATTGGATGCTAATGAATTCCTCCAAATTGAGGTTACATTTGAAACCGAAGGTCCAGGCTTGGAGGTTACGAAATGCGGAGCCCATTTGATATTTGAGCAAGACATTGAAGATCTCAATCAAACTAAGCCTGGGTCTAGCAGCTGCACTATCACTCCTTATTATGAGGATGATGATTTAGGCTATTCAGAGAAAGATACCAAAATCAAGGAAAGTCGTGATGATGAACCACCCCACCCAAAATGGATAGAGCACCCTAATCTAGTTGAAAACTGGATTGGGAATTCATGCATACAAGGACAAGGTGACTCTGATTGTGAGTGAGGAAAGAGGAATCTCGGTGAAAGTGGCAACTTTGATGAATCTGCATAGCTGAgaaactctttttttctctttgatttttttgtaagtcacccttttttctttcttatggGAGTAGTTTGCAATTGATTATGTGTTCAtcatttttgttcaattatgCTGGAGGGTAAAATCAGCACTTTTGTTGCTCTATCTATAGtatttactacaatattttccaTAGGAGAATATAATTGAAAGTTGCATTCCCACTTCAGtgttgttgtgattttgtttttcttcaccACATTAACCcttttgaaatctaaaaatggagtcaataatttttttttttttttttaaatttagttgtatGAAGCTTTGGAAATTTGCCATTTGGTTTTCGGATTTTGTGTTGAGTTTGCCCTAGAACTATGCCCGTAATAGTTGAATTAGACTcctattgttttttttgtttttttatttaaattttttttatatcaatataagaaacttaatttcaattttttttatttaaaaattttgattttagaaatGAAGTTTTGTCTAGAACTCttggtgtgtttgtgtgtggatTAGCTTTCCATATAATATTGTAGTTGATGGATTATCTTCTATCAATCAAATATCATTATTTGTGTTATTGTTGATCAGAATAGTCTTTATTGTTGTGCTCTAAacaaacatttattttatttgtttaattagttaagttttttttttcttttctagtgtACAAGCATCTAGATATGATTTTGGATAATTTGGAATTAGAAACTTCTCCCATCTTATTTGTCATTTAGAAACCAATAGCAGATAAAGAGGCTACACAATGCCAGATGGCAGAGATGATCATACTACCGCCAGAGCACACGGTTTGGTGCTTACTGCATCGACCACTGCACTGTATTTGAGTGTCTGTGGGGTTGATGCTGATTATGATGGAGTGGAATTGGGTTTGGGGCTATTTCTGTTTGGTTACAAGGAAACTTGAGGTTAATTAATGTTGAAAGGATAAAAAGCTTTTGAATCATATGGGCTGAAATAGTGGTTCCAGACTTATTTCTTgagttctcaattttttggtttcccttcaaaacacacacacacacacacacacacatatatatatatatatatatatataaattttttttttttctaatcctATAATTTTCTTAGAAACTTTTAAGAACACATAAGTGCGACTTAGCAAGCAagttgtgtttggttttgctggcaatttctttcctttaaataaaatgtatttttccaaaaaaataagacCTTGTTGTGGTTTATGTTGTTTTGTATATATGTTTTCTAAAGGTAACAGTTGGAACTATGCCGGAAAGCTTTTGAGGAGAATATTGCTGTTtatttgggaacaacttatgGGACAACCACATTGTTGTACTGCTTATACATGAGTTGGGTCACTTGATAAGGAAGCCCCAAAGGAGCATATGCATCATCCTCACCCCTACGGTGGCTCTGGCTCTGCAGGTAAGCTACTATCTATCATGTTGGTTTTGTAATTTGATAATCAGTTTTGGCTTGTATTTAGGTTTGAGACAATATTTGTAGGTTATATGGCAGGTTCATTGCACAGTAATGAAGTGATGTGCTTGTTGGCTTGGCTAAGTTG contains the following coding sequences:
- the LOC115958839 gene encoding disease resistance protein RPP2B-like isoform X2, coding for MALLPSSSSSSSFSSSSKRWKFDVFLSFRGKDTRKTFTDHLYTGLKQKGISVFRDDEKLKQGTFIAPELLKAIEESRFAVIIISRDYASSKWCLIELTKIVECMEMTGLVVLPVFHYVDPSDVRNHRGTFGEAFSKHEESFKDNIGYVQTWKTALTKVVNLVGWDLKDKQESIIIQKIIGRILSELYHKLPCVSKDLVGMDSCVEEMLDSYIGEGLGGVRFVGICGMGGIGKTTLALEIYRRISDMGQEIVRRESPKEPGRRSRLWIYEDVIHVLKNNNGTKVVEGIMLNIPIPKVEHLSAKAFSKMKNLRLLKISSEKLPEDFINGTMKQPKVLIRGNVQLPKDLSYLSDELRIIEWHGYPFKSMPTSFQPNKLVELRMHCSCIIQLWKGIMILDALKLTDLSDSQYLIEIPDLSGAPKLKQLILRHCTRLYKIHTSLGDLKQLIQLDLNGCKCLEILPHKISLEALEIFDLGGCSKLKKFPNIVGNISHLSKLCLSETTIKDLPLSMEHLTGLIELDLRDCKNLSSLSNACCCLMSLKILTLSGCSKLDELPENLGNIEGLEELDVSGTAITRLPLSIVHLKNLKVLSLYGCVGLSSKSFSKLLSFPLMQQKRNLDSMGMLECCLQGLWSLTKLDLSYCNIRTIPDVLGSLSSLEVLNLKGNNFVCLPESIIQLSNLGALYLGGCTQLQMLPKLPLNMNFINATGCTSLETLSLGLEYDFWPNICLFNCAKLIYNQGKGDLLSTILRHYIIKGCYNPNRFTFLAIPGSEIPNWFKHQKVGASVNLQVPSHLLLSSKFMGIALCAVYIFRQHHPLHQLHIKNYCTHELYCSIKANGYQSPGLWLPLSEEFGKIESYHLLQEYYPSTRFESHWKEVLDANEFLQIEVTFETEGPGLEVTKCGAHLIFEQDIEDLNQTKPGSSSCTITPYYEDDDLGYSEKDTKIKESRDDEPPHPKWIEHPNLVENWIGNSCIQGQGDSDCE
- the LOC115958839 gene encoding TMV resistance protein N-like isoform X1 yields the protein MALLPSSSSSSSFSSSSKRWKFDVFLSFRGKDTRKTFTDHLYTGLKQKGISVFRDDEKLKQGTFIAPELLKAIEESRFAVIIISRDYASSKWCLIELTKIVECMEMTGLVVLPVFHYVDPSDVRNHRGTFGEAFSKHEESFKDNIGYVQTWKTALTKVVNLVGWDLKDKQESIIIQKIIGRILSELYHKLPCVSKDLVGMDSCVEEMLDSYIGEGLGGVRFVGICGMGGIGKTTLALEIYRRISGNFEAISFIANIREETKNQGLVSLQKQLLSKILMGSEINIWDAYMGINVIRNTLCNKNVFIILDDVDRDEQLEALAGKHDWFGPGSRIIVTSRDSHLLIRCGVDYIYTAKELNDDDALQLFSWRAFHKPHPEENYVNLSKNFVNYAKGLPLALKVLGSSLFAKRSNEWKSALYKLKEEPNKDILDILQISFDGLTNSQKGLFLDIACFFKGENKDSIRDVLESFCYYPDYDLGVLMDKSLITINDHGTLWMHDLLQDMGQEIVRRESPKEPGRRSRLWIYEDVIHVLKNNNGTKVVEGIMLNIPIPKVEHLSAKAFSKMKNLRLLKISSEKLPEDFINGTMKQPKVLIRGNVQLPKDLSYLSDELRIIEWHGYPFKSMPTSFQPNKLVELRMHCSCIIQLWKGIMILDALKLTDLSDSQYLIEIPDLSGAPKLKQLILRHCTRLYKIHTSLGDLKQLIQLDLNGCKCLEILPHKISLEALEIFDLGGCSKLKKFPNIVGNISHLSKLCLSETTIKDLPLSMEHLTGLIELDLRDCKNLSSLSNACCCLMSLKILTLSGCSKLDELPENLGNIEGLEELDVSGTAITRLPLSIVHLKNLKVLSLYGCVGLSSKSFSKLLSFPLMQQKRNLDSMGMLECCLQGLWSLTKLDLSYCNIRTIPDVLGSLSSLEVLNLKGNNFVCLPESIIQLSNLGALYLGGCTQLQMLPKLPLNMNFINATGCTSLETLSLGLEYDFWPNICLFNCAKLIYNQGKGDLLSTILRHYIIKGCYNPNRFTFLAIPGSEIPNWFKHQKVGASVNLQVPSHLLLSSKFMGIALCAVYIFRQHHPLHQLHIKNYCTHELYCSIKANGYQSPGLWLPLSEEFGKIESYHLLQEYYPSTRFESHWKEVLDANEFLQIEVTFETEGPGLEVTKCGAHLIFEQDIEDLNQTKPGSSSCTITPYYEDDDLGYSEKDTKIKESRDDEPPHPKWIEHPNLVENWIGNSCIQGQGDSDCE